The genomic stretch CTTTTATCCTTCATTTGAATATGAACTTTAAACCTACCAGCTGAAGGTGAATATGTTTCACTAGCGGAGCCTACTCTCGCCTATTAAATCTAATCCCAAATATAAGGGACGATTTTTGTAAGCCTTAGTTTTGCTATTTACACTAAAATATTTTGTCCCACCTCTATTTGACCCTGAATTCTAAACCTACCAGATGAAATATGTTTCACTAACAAAGCTTACTCTTCTCGCCTATTAAATCTAATTCCAAATATACGGAACGTTTTTTGttattaaagaaaaagaagagataaCTAAGAGAGATTTTATCCATGTGATCTTCAATACCAATTATATTACTCGACATTATTATCAACCTTACGTTCATGATATCCCAATTTATTTGCTGAAGAAAATTTCTGGAAAGAGCTTTTGAGTAAATTATTATACATTTTTGACTATCAACACTATCCTCTTGAGCTTGTCAATAGTTTGCAGAGGTCCGTATTTAGAGAGATCGAATATGGCGCTAAAAATTCAATGTCAAAATCAAGGTCCCTATTTACAGAGATCGAATTTGGGGCCATCAACTTTTTCCTCGCGTCTTTTGCTCCCACGACAACATTTTTAGAAAGAACAATAACAATTATACCTCAATCCCAAACAATTCGGCTCaactaatataattttttttaaaaaaaaaaatcattttctaaGCCCGTCTCCGTCCAATATTATAAAGAAATTGTTATAACAAATAAGACGACTACAAACACAAGCACATCTTAGAAGCTGAAGAAATCTATGAGCTTTCTCTGTTCCACATGCAATAAGGTCGGTGCGTACTTTTAGAGCTCCTATGAACCCTTTAGTTCATTAACAGTGTAAAACCAAACAGTACCAGAGCGTGGTAAATATCAAATAATAATTTTGTCCAACAACACTTGCTGATTTACAACTATCCAAGTATGTTTCCTTAAGTCCAATCATTTACTAGGGGATCAAACACTAAAGAAACACATTCTGTGTACACCATGGAAAGAACACAAATCACTTTCAAACAGTGATATTACCGTTAAGGGAAAGCTTCTGTGCAACATCACGATCCCTTGGCCAACTTTTGCGCAGTCATGAGGCTTTTTGTCAACCAGATTGCTGTCTCTCTAGATGACATTCCGTCATCCCCAAATGGTTTCAGCACACCTGCAAGCTCATCGATCTTTTCCTGCTTAAGTAGTCGTGCACAAACCTCCAAAAGAGACTCTAGAGCTTCAGCTCTTTGTTGAGTGGAATTCCCCCAATCATCTTTGCGCTCGTTACTAGCTAATGCGGCTAGTGACTTGAGCTGTGAAACCTTATCATCCAGTGCTTGAAGAGCATCTTTTTTAGCCTGTTTCGTGTCATTAACCATCGTCGCTTTCTTTTCTAGCTCATCTTTATGTACAAGTGAACCATTGCTTTCAGTTGACATGCAGTCAATAGAAACTTCTCTACTCTCACTACCATTTTCAGTATCAGTGGCATAGCACCTTGGTTCTGCCACGGAATCTGGTTTTGCCGGCTGCGAATTTGATGAAGTGCTTTCTTCATCAAAGCACCGTGTTTTAATGCTGCAGCTTTCACTAGACAATGTCATTCCGCGAGGCTTTCCGGAGATACCTTCCACTACATTTGTCTCAGCTTCCTCATTGTCTGCTGGACTGCTCAACACCTCAAGCTCTTTTGTTTCGCAACTCTCCCTATCACACTTTTCAAATTGTTTAACATGCTCAGGAGAAGCATGCTCTAGTTCCTCGGACCATGTTTTTGCCCTTGAACTGGAAAAGTTTGGTGTATTCGTACTTCCCATTTGCAAGAGTCTCTCAGTTTGATCATCTCCATAGCAAACAGCTGCCTCACTCGTCTCCCCCCTTTTAGAATCCTCACTATCTTGAGAGATCCTAACTGAGTAGCTTGTTGGATCAACTCTCTTAGTCTCAAGTTTGGCTTTGAACGTACTATAATTGTCTGATAAGTTCCACGGCATTATGTTATCACTTTCATCAAAGTAAAGGACAGGTCTCTTCTCTTTTAGCCTCAACTGTCTGTCTCTGCTATATTTAGGACTGCTAGATTTTCCAGGTGATGGTCTTGCTCTCTCTTTTGTGCTGCTTGGGGACTTCACTGGAAGAAACGCGGATGAAGGGTTGTGA from Nicotiana sylvestris chromosome 12, ASM39365v2, whole genome shotgun sequence encodes the following:
- the LOC104239396 gene encoding serine/threonine-protein kinase Nek6-like — protein: METRIDDYEVIQQLERRAFGTAFLVLHRTDKKKYVLKKIPLAKQTEKSKRAVNLEMNAIAKLSHPYILEYKDAWMDKGSCICTVTNYCEDEDMTEIIRKSRGALFPEEKLCKWLTQLLLALEHLHSNRIHHRDLKLCNIFITKDNDIRLGGFGLAKFTDAEGFASSAAGTSSNMCPELLDGIPYGYKSDIWSLGCCMFEIATHQPPFRAPDKTGLINKINRGSLSPLPIIYSSTMKQIIKSMLRKNSEHRTTAAELLRHQHLQPYLLLCHNPSSAFLPVKSPSSTKERARPSPGKSSSPKYSRDRQLRLKEKRPVLYFDESDNIMPWNLSDNYSTFKAKLETKRVDPTSYSVRISQDSEDSKRGETSEAAVCYGDDQTERLLQMGSTNTPNFSSSRAKTWSEELEHASPEHVKQFEKCDRESCETKELEVLSSPADNEEAETNVVEGISGKPRGMTLSSESCSIKTRCFDEESTSSNSQPAKPDSVAEPRCYATDTENGSESREVSIDCMSTESNGSLVHKDELEKKATMVNDTKQAKKDALQALDDKVSQLKSLAALASNERKDDWGNSTQQRAEALESLLEVCARLLKQEKIDELAGVLKPFGDDGMSSRETAIWLTKSLMTAQKLAKGS